One window from the genome of Rhodopirellula bahusiensis encodes:
- a CDS encoding MYG1 family protein, whose protein sequence is MNHKKHERVLPSRCKPDPTKRRSGNQRQLDPASTIRSAATRSRVLPTAVPMSGAGLTCVTGSCPSLASCWSVRLFCGYVAVDFENVPKPDSPDVMTIQLIVTHAGGAHKDDFLACSLLAHLHGVPIQRRDPTEEDLANPAVCVVDIGGVHDPELKNFDHHQFPRDAPPLCALSLVLQNMGLYDDALAFCAWLRPAEWLDTLGPNETAKLMEIPRAALGSLNSPLDMTLLNRFASHKELDTDSPVYQVMCMVGEDIVNYLRTLRQRLDYLKEHAQYWTIETDGEPIQALFLEQSEAIAADPSFGIHAFIENEGKEDEMQAMVYPDRRGDGYGLSRYNDSQRLDFSQIESHENVRFAHKRGFVAKVSTKDPTQLKELLRLAVVSEVG, encoded by the coding sequence GTGAACCACAAAAAGCACGAACGAGTGTTGCCATCGCGGTGCAAGCCGGACCCAACGAAGCGCCGTTCCGGCAACCAACGCCAACTCGATCCAGCCAGCACCATCCGATCAGCCGCCACGCGTTCGCGTGTGTTGCCCACCGCTGTGCCAATGAGTGGTGCGGGGCTGACATGCGTCACGGGAAGTTGCCCTTCGCTGGCATCGTGCTGGTCCGTGCGTCTGTTTTGCGGGTATGTTGCTGTTGATTTCGAAAACGTTCCCAAACCTGATTCGCCTGACGTTATGACCATTCAGCTGATAGTGACCCACGCGGGCGGAGCCCACAAAGATGATTTCCTAGCCTGCAGCCTGTTGGCGCATTTGCACGGGGTTCCGATTCAGCGACGGGATCCAACGGAGGAAGACTTGGCCAATCCAGCGGTCTGTGTCGTCGATATTGGTGGCGTGCATGATCCGGAGCTAAAGAACTTTGATCATCATCAATTCCCTCGCGATGCTCCGCCGCTGTGTGCGTTGTCGCTCGTGCTTCAGAACATGGGGCTCTACGACGATGCCCTGGCCTTTTGTGCCTGGCTGCGTCCCGCAGAATGGCTCGACACGTTGGGGCCAAACGAAACAGCCAAGTTGATGGAGATCCCGCGTGCGGCACTGGGTTCGCTCAATTCCCCGCTCGATATGACGTTGCTGAATCGATTCGCGAGCCACAAGGAACTGGACACAGACAGTCCGGTCTACCAGGTCATGTGCATGGTCGGTGAAGACATCGTCAACTACTTGCGGACCTTGCGCCAACGACTGGACTACCTGAAAGAGCACGCCCAGTACTGGACGATCGAAACCGACGGCGAGCCGATCCAAGCGTTGTTCCTTGAACAAAGTGAAGCCATTGCAGCGGACCCTTCGTTTGGGATTCACGCCTTCATTGAGAACGAAGGCAAGGAAGATGAGATGCAGGCGATGGTCTATCCCGATCGGCGAGGCGATGGATACGGATTGTCGCGTTACAACGACAGTCAACGCTTGGACTTTTCACAAATCGAATCGCACGAAAATGTTCGTTTTGCACACAAACGAGGCTTTGTCGCCAAAGTCTCAACGAAGGACCCGACGCAGCTCAAAGAACTCTTGAGACTCGCCGTCGTCAGCGAAGTCGGCTGA
- a CDS encoding BlaI/MecI/CopY family transcriptional regulator, with amino-acid sequence MTKPDTTPLTEAQRQIMEVVWDQEEVTVTQVRDELAQRREVARNTIQTMIVRLEERGWLKHRTEGRTFWYSANRPRTASLGAKVAQMVDRLFAGSPEEMVTALMEYRGLSADEADRIREMIDTAETKSSKKANRKPSKKRGGQS; translated from the coding sequence ATGACGAAGCCGGATACGACACCGCTGACGGAGGCGCAGCGTCAAATCATGGAGGTCGTTTGGGACCAAGAGGAGGTCACCGTCACGCAGGTGCGAGACGAATTGGCACAGCGACGCGAGGTGGCTCGCAACACGATCCAAACGATGATCGTCCGTCTAGAGGAACGAGGATGGTTGAAGCATCGGACCGAAGGCCGAACGTTCTGGTACTCGGCCAACCGACCTCGCACTGCTTCCCTCGGGGCCAAGGTCGCTCAAATGGTCGACCGACTGTTCGCCGGTTCGCCCGAGGAAATGGTGACGGCGTTGATGGAATATCGCGGGCTGTCGGCCGATGAAGCCGATCGGATTCGCGAGATGATCGACACGGCGGAGACGAAGTCGTCCAAGAAGGCCAATCGGAAACCGAGCAAGAAACGCGGAGGTCAATCATGA